Sequence from the Clostridium saccharobutylicum DSM 13864 genome:
CTGCACAATATTTAATAGGATTAATGGAGTTTAATGCAGTAAAAGGTTTTGTTAATTCATCTAGTATAATTGATGAATTAAGAATGATTAAGGATGAAGAAGAAAAAGAACTTATGAGAAAGTCTTCTCAAATAAATGATAGAGTTATGCAAATATTTTTAAGAGAGTTGAAGGAAGGATGTACTGAAAAATATTATGCTAGACTATTGCAGGAGATATACGAAAATGAAGGAGCTCAAGGATTTTCATTTGATCCTATAATAGGATATGGTGCAAATGCAGCAGATCCACATCATGAAAATGATGATACAAAGCTTAAAAAAGGTGATAGCATAGTTATTGACATTGGGGGCGTGTATAATCATTATTGTTCCGATATGACAAGAACAGTGTTTTTTGGAGAAGAGCCAAGTAAAGAAGATAGAGAAGTATATGAGATAGTAAAGACTGCAAATTTAAATGCTATCGCAAAAGTGAAAGATGGTGTTAAATTTTCAGAAATTGATGCAGCAGCTAGAAATTATATAGATGATAAGGGATATGGAAAGTATTTCACTCATAGAACAGGACATAGTGTAGGATTGGAAATACATGATAAAGGTGATGTAAGTTCTATTAATCACGAAGAGGTAAAAGAAGGGATGATATTCTCAATAGAACCAGGAATATATCTTCCAGGTAAGATTGGTGTTAGAATAGAAGATTTAGTCCTTGTAACAAAAGATGGAGCTGAAATTTTAAATTCAGTATCCAAAGAGGTTACTATAATTAAATAAATAATAAAGTTCTTATATTGAGAATTATAATTACATGATATAACTATAATTTTTTATTACAGTTCAACACTATATTTAGAATATAGTCTAAGATTAAAAGAGTATGTATATATTAAAATCACATTCAATAATTAATTATACTAAGGAGCATATCAAAATAAAGAAATTAGACACATATTTGTGAAATAGGCATTGAAAATAAACTGTTTAAATATCTTAATGGAAGGTTGTTCTACTTTAGCCTGTCCAAACTTTATATTTGGAGCAAACTAAAGCAGGTGTAACTTTCCATTTAGATGTTCCCAGCGAAATTTTCTTAGTCCTATGGAACAAATATGTGTCTAATTTCGATTATGCATCACGAAACTTTAATACTTCGCAATGCATCTAAATTTTAAATTATTCATTTAAATATTTTTCACCAACAATAACTACATCACCAGCACCTACAGTTAATAGTAAGTCGCCGTCTTGAAGTTTTGATTTAACGTATTCTAGCGCTTCATCGTGTGAATGAACATTAGTACATTTAACACCTGTAGCTCTTATTGCATCGCCAAGTTCGTCAGATGAAACTAAACCAGTATCTTTTTCACGAGCAGCATAAATATCCATTAAGATAAGTTCATCAGTCTCTGTGAAACAATGAGTAAATTCATCAAATAATGATTTAGTTCTAGTATAAGTGTGTGGTTGGAAGATGCAGTATGTTTTATTATGGTGTATTTTTTTTGCAGTACTTAAAGTAGCTTTAATTTCAGTTGGATGATGAGCATAGTCATCTATTACTGTAACACCGTTCTTTTCTCCCTTATACTCAAATCTTTTGTGTGCACCCTTGCATTTTGATAATCCCTCAATTATATCTTCAGAAGAAATATTAAATATAAGTGAAACACATACTGAAGCTAGAGCATTTAATATGTTATGCTCACCTGGTACATTTAGAGTAAGGTTAAATAACTTTTTATCATGTTTATATACATCGAAAGTAGCGCAACCATTTTTGTTGAACACTATGTTTTTGGCAGTTACATCAACATTTTCTCCTAAGCCGTAGCTTAAAGTGTTACAATCAGCATTTGATAAAACTTTTTTTACTCTAACGTCATCACCATATCCTACAAGATATCCGTCTTTTGGAATGAGATTAGAGAATTTTGAAAATGTATCTGCAATTTCATCGATATCTTTATAGCAATCTAAGTGATCAGCATCAATATTTAAAATTATTCCGACATAAGGGAAGAATTTTAAGAATGAACGCTTATATTCACAAGCTTCAGTTAAGAAATATTCGCTGTTACCAATTCTAAAGTTACCACCAATAGCATCTAATTCTCCACCAACTAGAATAGTTGGATCTAAATTACCAGCAAGTGTAATATGAGATAACATGGATGTACATGTAGTTTTTCCATGAGTACCAGAAATGGCTACATTATATTTATGACCTTTCATAATTTGACCTAAAAATTCAGCTCTGTCCATTAATGTTATATTATTTTCTTTAGCATATAAAAGTTCAGGATTATCAGAAGGGATAGCAGCAGTATATACTACTAAATCTACATCCTTAATATTATCTTTATTGTGCCCTATGTAAATTTCAGCACCTTCAGATCTTAATTTTTCAACAATAGGAGAATCTTTAA
This genomic interval carries:
- a CDS encoding M24 family metallopeptidase, whose translation is MKDQRLANVLEKMQTMNLSQMVVTSPAAIYYLTGKWISTGERMIALYINADGNHKFIINKLFPLQEDLGIEVIWFTDNDNAIEILSKVVKKDKVLGVDKFWPAQYLIGLMEFNAVKGFVNSSSIIDELRMIKDEEEKELMRKSSQINDRVMQIFLRELKEGCTEKYYARLLQEIYENEGAQGFSFDPIIGYGANAADPHHENDDTKLKKGDSIVIDIGGVYNHYCSDMTRTVFFGEEPSKEDREVYEIVKTANLNAIAKVKDGVKFSEIDAAARNYIDDKGYGKYFTHRTGHSVGLEIHDKGDVSSINHEEVKEGMIFSIEPGIYLPGKIGVRIEDLVLVTKDGAEILNSVSKEVTIIK
- the murC gene encoding UDP-N-acetylmuramate--L-alanine ligase; translated protein: MSFDFIKDKDKKVHFIGIGGISMSGLAAVLLNSGFKVSGSDFKDSPIVEKLRSEGAEIYIGHNKDNIKDVDLVVYTAAIPSDNPELLYAKENNITLMDRAEFLGQIMKGHKYNVAISGTHGKTTCTSMLSHITLAGNLDPTILVGGELDAIGGNFRIGNSEYFLTEACEYKRSFLKFFPYVGIILNIDADHLDCYKDIDEIADTFSKFSNLIPKDGYLVGYGDDVRVKKVLSNADCNTLSYGLGENVDVTAKNIVFNKNGCATFDVYKHDKKLFNLTLNVPGEHNILNALASVCVSLIFNISSEDIIEGLSKCKGAHKRFEYKGEKNGVTVIDDYAHHPTEIKATLSTAKKIHHNKTYCIFQPHTYTRTKSLFDEFTHCFTETDELILMDIYAAREKDTGLVSSDELGDAIRATGVKCTNVHSHDEALEYVKSKLQDGDLLLTVGAGDVVIVGEKYLNE